One window of Bacteroidota bacterium genomic DNA carries:
- a CDS encoding VOC family protein, with translation MSLTLHHIGCLVNNIENAIADYQILHPEGEISEIYDIEAQKVKVCFFSMGAVHMEFVAPYGPPSFLLERLKNNPGFYHIGVYVDNIDAEIDRLEEEGYRLINKFISVAFDNRHCAFLLNKERHMIELIERG, from the coding sequence ATGAGTTTGACTCTACATCATATAGGATGTCTTGTAAACAACATTGAAAATGCCATTGCAGATTATCAGATACTTCATCCAGAAGGAGAAATATCAGAGATATATGATATCGAGGCCCAAAAAGTTAAGGTTTGCTTTTTTTCCATGGGGGCCGTTCACATGGAGTTTGTAGCTCCCTATGGCCCGCCCTCTTTCCTGCTGGAGCGATTAAAAAACAATCCCGGATTTTATCATATTGGTGTTTATGTAGATAATATAGATGCTGAAATTGACCGCCTTGAAGAGGAAGGCTACAGGTTAATAAACAAATTTATATCAGTTGCATTTGATAACAGACATTGTGCTTTCCTACTGAATAAGGAACGCCATATGATTGAGCTAATAGAAAGAGGCTAA
- a CDS encoding acyl carrier protein produces MDTNQILDELNNIFRNVLNNKSINLTPETTAKDVDNWDSLSNIHLVVEIEAHFKVRFKTSEIQEWKNVGDLMSSLEKKKNA; encoded by the coding sequence ATGGACACTAACCAGATTTTAGACGAATTAAATAACATTTTCAGAAATGTTTTAAATAACAAAAGCATTAACCTTACTCCCGAAACAACGGCCAAGGATGTAGACAATTGGGATTCATTAAGCAATATACATTTGGTAGTTGAAATTGAAGCTCATTTTAAAGTAAGGTTTAAAACATCCGAGATTCAGGAATGGAAGAATGTTGGCGACTTAATGTCGAGTTTAGAAAAGAAAAAAAACGCATAA
- a CDS encoding AsmA family protein produces MKSLRNIAITIVVILGILIAIPYLFKSKIVGLIKDQANKHLNATLNFDDDISIGLLRSFPNLSIGIDNLSLANKGEFAGDTLISAQNIYIKMDLMSVFRGDEILIKTIKLDHPRINARVLQDGRANWDITLPDSLKKPTDTTQSKFKMKLKEFTIIDGYVVYDDKQLGFYTKAEHLDHTLSGDFTEDKFDLDTKTSIADYTMGYGGVSYLSNVKTNIEAVVAMDMKNLAFVFKENKINLNELQFGLDGNFAMPGDDMKMDLKLICKQTEFKNILSLIPGIYKTSFAQVKSSGQMALAANVKGIYNAKQIPAFGVDLNIKNGSFAYPSMPSDVRNINLNLSVKNTDGILDHTIVKMPAAHAEIGKNPFDMKLILQTPVSDAQIDAQIKGIIDLAEIARIIPQEKGTEMNGILKADISANGRMSTITNKQYEKFNAKGNLEINNFIYKTASLKQPLNIQNVNLDFTPKYVNLEKFKCTIGTSDIEAKGKVENFLTYIFKNDIIKGSLDITSNYFNCNTFLSSAATDNKAPQPKDTVPLEAFSLPVDVDFVLNAKAKEVLYDNLLLNNTVAKLLLQNGRLTIENLESGMMGGKVKMDGYYDANNIAKPDINFHINMKQMDIGQISKYCASIKSYAPIANYITGNFNTDFIANGSLDKHLKPLLATLNAIGDVDLPSFKIADFEPVNQIADALARQDLKQLELKKVQMPFSIKDGKIYLTRGLQTELKGNTLKIDKDGYTALDQSIHYNMIVEIPRSQLAQADVELNNLLDQAKKQGIIINMAQKIPVNIAMTGTVTKPIVKASMKEAKAKFVDDIKNQLKGYINQKKDEYIDKGKAELEKQRKAAEDKARAEADKVKQQAEQKAKEEADRAKKKAQEELDKQKQNAKDKAKDAIKGKWKL; encoded by the coding sequence ATGAAAAGTCTCAGAAACATTGCCATTACTATCGTAGTAATATTGGGCATCTTGATTGCAATTCCTTACCTTTTTAAATCCAAAATTGTGGGCCTCATCAAGGATCAAGCAAACAAGCATTTGAATGCAACGCTCAACTTCGATGATGATATCAGTATTGGGCTGCTACGATCATTCCCCAATTTATCAATAGGGATTGACAATTTGAGCTTGGCTAATAAAGGAGAGTTTGCGGGCGATACACTCATATCGGCCCAAAATATATATATTAAAATGGACTTGATGAGTGTGTTCCGTGGCGATGAAATTTTAATTAAAACTATCAAACTCGATCATCCACGCATCAATGCTAGGGTATTGCAAGATGGCCGAGCCAATTGGGATATTACGCTGCCCGATAGTTTGAAAAAACCAACCGATACCACGCAGTCCAAATTTAAAATGAAGTTGAAAGAATTTACAATTATAGATGGTTACGTGGTATACGATGATAAACAGTTAGGCTTTTACACCAAAGCCGAGCATCTGGATCATACCTTATCGGGAGATTTTACTGAAGATAAATTTGATCTCGACACCAAAACAAGTATTGCCGATTATACGATGGGTTATGGCGGTGTTAGTTATTTAAGCAATGTGAAAACCAACATCGAGGCGGTAGTTGCTATGGATATGAAAAATCTTGCTTTTGTGTTCAAAGAAAATAAAATCAATCTCAATGAGTTGCAATTTGGGCTCGATGGCAACTTCGCCATGCCGGGTGATGATATGAAAATGGATTTGAAATTGATATGCAAACAAACCGAATTCAAAAATATACTGTCATTAATTCCTGGTATATATAAAACCAGTTTTGCTCAAGTTAAAAGCAGTGGACAAATGGCACTGGCCGCAAATGTTAAAGGTATATATAACGCCAAACAAATACCGGCTTTTGGGGTTGATTTGAATATAAAAAACGGATCCTTTGCTTACCCAAGCATGCCCAGCGATGTACGAAATATTAATCTCAATTTAAGTGTTAAAAATACGGACGGAATACTTGATCATACCATCGTGAAGATGCCCGCGGCCCATGCTGAGATTGGTAAGAACCCATTCGATATGAAATTGATTTTGCAAACTCCAGTTAGCGACGCACAGATTGATGCACAGATAAAAGGTATTATAGACTTGGCAGAGATTGCACGAATAATTCCCCAAGAGAAAGGTACAGAAATGAATGGGATTCTTAAAGCTGATATAAGTGCCAATGGCCGCATGAGCACCATTACCAATAAGCAATATGAAAAATTTAACGCGAAAGGTAATTTGGAAATAAATAATTTCATATATAAAACCGCATCTTTAAAACAGCCCCTTAATATACAAAACGTAAATTTGGATTTTACGCCGAAATATGTAAACTTAGAAAAATTTAAATGCACTATCGGTACAAGTGATATAGAAGCAAAAGGTAAAGTGGAAAATTTCTTGACCTATATATTTAAGAATGATATTATAAAAGGAAGTCTCGATATAACTTCGAATTATTTTAATTGTAATACATTTTTGAGTAGTGCCGCTACCGATAATAAAGCTCCGCAACCTAAGGATACAGTGCCATTGGAAGCATTTTCATTGCCTGTTGATGTAGACTTTGTATTAAATGCAAAAGCAAAAGAAGTATTATATGATAATCTGTTACTCAATAATACAGTTGCAAAATTATTATTACAAAATGGGAGATTAACTATCGAAAATTTGGAATCGGGAATGATGGGTGGTAAAGTAAAAATGGATGGTTATTATGATGCCAATAATATTGCGAAACCCGATATAAATTTCCATATCAATATGAAACAAATGGATATTGGGCAAATCTCAAAATACTGTGCTTCTATTAAATCTTATGCTCCTATTGCAAATTATATAACAGGTAACTTCAATACCGATTTTATAGCCAACGGAAGTTTAGACAAACACCTCAAACCCCTACTTGCAACACTTAATGCTATTGGCGATGTAGATTTGCCCAGTTTTAAAATTGCAGATTTCGAACCTGTTAATCAAATAGCGGATGCATTGGCACGTCAAGATTTAAAACAATTGGAGCTGAAAAAAGTGCAAATGCCGTTCAGCATCAAAGATGGAAAAATATATCTGACCCGTGGTCTGCAAACAGAGTTGAAGGGCAATACCTTGAAGATAGATAAAGATGGATATACAGCGTTAGACCAAAGTATACATTATAATATGATTGTTGAAATTCCACGAAGCCAACTTGCCCAAGCCGATGTGGAGTTGAATAATCTATTAGACCAAGCCAAAAAACAAGGTATTATTATTAATATGGCACAAAAAATTCCTGTTAATATTGCTATGACCGGAACTGTGACGAAACCAATTGTTAAGGCCAGTATGAAAGAAGCCAAAGCCAAATTTGTAGATGATATTAAAAACCAGTTGAAGGGTTATATTAACCAAAAGAAAGATGAATACATAGATAAAGGAAAAGCTGAGTTAGAAAAGCAAAGGAAAGCAGCCGAAGATAAAGCCCGTGCCGAAGCCGATAAAGTGAAACAACAAGCCGAACAGAAAGCTAAAGAAGAAGCCGACCGGGCTAAGAAAAAGGCACAGGAAGAATTGGATAAGCAAAAACAAAATGCCAAAGACAAAGCCAAAGATGCCATAAAAGGCAAGTGGAAATTATAA